TCCATTACAATATCTGCATCAATTGGCATCCCATACTTAAAGCCAAATGACATCACTTCAATTGAAAATGGTTGCCGCTTGCGATCACTAAATGTATTGATTAATTTTTGCTTTAATTCCTTAGTCGACAAGTTTGACGTATCGATAATATAATTTGATCTATTTTTAATTGGCATTAAAATACGACGTTCTTCTTGAATGCCATCAAGCAAGCGACCTTTGCCATTATTGGCTAAAGGCGGAAGACGCCTTGTTTCTTTATAACGAGCAACCAAGACATCATCGGAAGCATCCAAAAATAGGATAGTAGCTTGCACATTGCCATTATCTTCAAGTGAATTAACTTCATCCAATAAATCGCGATAAAAGAGACTGTAAAATAGTTTGTGTAAGGATGAATGATTCCTTAAATTTATTTCTTTAAACATTAGAAAAAGGAGTTCCTTTCTCGTATGATTGGTTTGAACAAAAAAACACATACAGAAAGAAGAACTCCTTCATGAATGATTTTACCAAAGATTTTGCTCAAGCTCTATTCAATCCAGACAAAATAAATGATTTATTGCGCAAAGAGCTACAACAGGCTGTTAATAACTTGCTAGAAGCTGAGTTGACTGCCTTTCTAGGCTATGATCCCTATGCCAGAAATGGCTGGAATACTGGCAATTCTAGAAATGGTGCTTATTTCCGCAAGGTTGATACCCAGTTTGGACCAATTGAAGTGCAAGTGCCTCGAGACCGCAACGGTCAGTTTCATCAGCACACGCTGCCTGACTACAAGCAGCACTCTGATGTTTTGGAAAGCACGATTATCAAGCTATACTCCAAAGGCGTAACTACCAGAGAAATCGCTGACTTGATTGAGAAAATGTATGGCAGTCATTATAGTCCAGCTCAAGTATCAAATATTTCCAAGCAGATGCTCCCCAAGATTGAGGCTTATCACAAGCGCAAGCTAAGCGACAAGTTTTTCTGTGTCTATTTGGATGCGACATACCTTCCTTTGCGCCGAGAAACGTTTGAGCGTGAAGCAGTATATATTGCCATTGGCATTAAACCTAATGGACATAAGGAAGTCATTGACTACTGCATTGCTCCTAGTGAGAACATTGAAGTTTGGACAGAGATGCTTCAAAACATGAAGTCCAGAGGCTTGAAGCAAGTTGAGCTTTTTCTTTCTGATGGTGTTGTTGGCATGAAAACAGCCTTGGCCAGGACTTATCCTAAAGCTCATTTTCAACGCTGCCTGGTTCATGTCATGCGCAATATCTGCGCTAAAGTACGCGTCGACGATCGTGAAAAGATCATGAACGAATTCAAGCAGATACATCAACAGACAAGCAAAAAAGAAGCTGCAGCTGTCTTGCACAAATTCTATGCCAAATGGAATAAAGCTTATAGCCATGTCATCAAAGGTTTGAAGGAAATTGAGCCCGATCTGCTAGTCTTCTACAATTATCCCAAACAAATCAGAGCTTCAATTTATTCAACCAATATGATTGAATCCTTTAACAACGTCATCAAGCGTAAAGCTAAGCCTAAGGCAGAATTTCCAACTGAACAGTCGCTTGATGCATTTATTGGCATCCAGGCAATGAGCTACAATGACCGTTATTTCAATCGAATTCATAAAGGCTTTGGTCAGGTTCAGGACACCTTAGAATCCTACTTTGATTAAATAAATAATTAAAAAATCAATTTACGAGAAAGATCTATTTACACAAAAGATTTGACAGTTTCCGATAAAATGTCTTAACTCGTAAATCAATTACTACGGCTACCTTATGAAAGTCATTGGAATTATTAATTAAATCCCAAAAACTACCTAATAAAGTTGGAGGAAGATTATCGACTACAAAGTAGCCCATATCTTCTAAGTCATGAGCGACCACAGTTTTACCTGCTCCGCTCATGCCTGTGACTATTAATAATTGTTTTTTCTCATCAGCCATGCTAAAATCCTCCTCTTTACAAATTATATCATACCGGGTGTGTCATAATTGTGCAAAAAAAAGAAGCCTTTCGGCTTAAATTTTTATCAAATATTAACGGTGCATAAATGCAACCACAATTTCATTAATGCCAAAGACTAATAACCAGAATGCAACTAACCATACTAAGCTTAAGGCTGCGATTACTGGATTAATAATTAAGAAGAAGGCAATAATCAAACTTAAAATATTCAAAATCAAGTTAAATACAAAGTATCCGGTTGAAAATGCACGTAAGTGCCATGACCAAGCAATACCTACAACTGAATCAACAAAGAACCAGATTGCAAATAAGTAAGCGATAGTCAAACCACCAATATCATATGAGCAAATGAACAAGATACCGATAATGATATCTAATACACCTGACACAATTGCTACCCAACTACGTGAGAAAAATTCACGAAAGCGTGAGTAAGCAGCCAACCATACAATACCTTGAACGATTGATACAATAGCAAAAATCAAGACAAATGCATGCAACCCTTTAGCTGGGTGACGTAATAACACGAACGCAACTACGACCATTAAGATACCGGCAATAAATGCGCCCCAGTCAAAGCCGCGATTATCTCTAGAACTAGAAAAAATATCCATTTTTATTCCTCCTTGCAGACTATTTTACACTTATTCAAGGTTAATAAAAACTATTGGCTATTGTCTTCTAGCCTATTTTTTTGCTTCTTTTGTTAGTTTAGTATCGCGTTCTAAGACTGGTTTCAAATACTGACCAGTATAGCTTTCTTTAACTTTCGCTACTTCTTCTGGCGTACCGGTAGCCACAATTTGACCGCCACGTTCCCCTCCTTCAGGACCTAAGTCAATCAGCCAATCTGCATTTTTAATTACATCAAGATTATGCTCAATAATTAAAACCGTATTGCCTTCATCTACCAACCGCTGCAAAACTTCTAATAAACGCTTGATATCATCGGTATGCAAACCGGTAGTTGGTTCATCAAGAATATAGAAATTTTTACCAGTAGAAAGTTTTTGCAATTCAGCAGCTAATTTCATTCTTTGAGCTTCACCACCAGATAAAGTTGTAGCGGATTGACCTAATTTCACATAGCCCAAACCTACATCAACGATAGTCTGGAGTTTACGCTGAATCTTAGGAATATTTTCGAAAAACTTAGTTGCCTCATTAATCGTCATATCAAGCACTTGAGCAATATTCTTTCCCCGATAAGTTACTTCCAATGTTTCAGAATTATAACGAGTGCCGTGACAAACCTCACATGGTACATATACATCAGGCAAAAAGTTCATTTCAATCTTGATAATTCCATCACCATGACAGGCTTCACAACGTCCACCTTTGACGTTGAACGAAAATCTTGCTTTAGTATAACCACGCAATTTTGCTTCATTAGTTTGAGCAAATAAGGTTCTGATATCATCAAAAACACTAGTATAAGTTGCAGGATTACTACGTGGTGTTCTACCAATAGGGCTTTGATCGATATCGATGATTTTTTCAATATTCTTGTAACCCTTGATTGACTTATACTTACCTGGCTTAGTTGAATTATTGTTTAATTTTTGGGCTAAAGCGCGTTTCAAGATCATATTAACCAAAGTAGATTTACCAGAACCTGAGACACCACTGACCACAATAAATTTGCCCAACGGAAAATCAACATTAATATTCTTTAAATTATTTTCTTGAGCTCCAGTAATTGTAATCTTTTTACCATTGCCTTTACGACGCTTCAATGGAACCGGCACAAATTTTTTACCAGACAAATATTGCCCCGTTAAAGAATCAGGATTCTGCTCTACTTCTTTAGGAGTTCCTTGTGCCATAACTTTACCACCGTAAACACCGGCACCAGGTCCCATATCAACCAAATAGTCAGCTTGCCGCATTGTTTCGTCATCGTGCTCCACCACAATTAAAGAATTGCCTAAATCACGCATTCTCTTTAAAGAAGCGATCAGCCGATCATTATCGCGTTGATGCAAACCGATAGATGGTTCATCCAAAACATACATAACTCCCGATAAGTTTGAGCCAATTTGAGTTGCCAACCGAATACGCTGAGCTTCACCACCAGACAAGGTATTAGCTGATCGAGAAAGAGTTAAATAATCTAATCCTACACTATCCAAGAATGAAAGACGATCGCGTACTTCCTTTAAAATTGGCTTAGCAATCATAGTCTCTTGCTCGCTTAATTTGACGTCCTTAAAGAAATCAAGTGCTTTATCAATAGAAAGCTCCGAAGCTTCCGCGATATCCTTGCCCATGACTTTCACTGCTAATGCTTTTTCATTCAAACGCTTGCCGTGACAAGTTGAACAAGTAAGTTCAGTCATATATTTGCCCATCACATCACGCATAAACTTGGACATTGGTCGTTTATAACGCCGCTCAACATTGGCCATTACTCCTTCAAATGGTTGAACGGTATCATTAACGCCAAAGTCACCAGTTACATGGAATTTCACCGGCTTAGTTGAGCCATGCAGAATAATGTCGCGTTGACGTTTAGTTAGTTTATTAAAAGGCTTATCCATCGGAATTTTTAATGCCGTGCAAGCTTGTTCCAACATTTCAGTATAGTAATTGGAAGTCTTCCATGGAGCCAGTGCACCTTCAGCTAAAGATTTTGTTTTGTCCGGAACAACCAAATCTTCGTCTACTGCTAACTTCATCCCTAACCCATCACAATCAGGGCAGGCACCAAATGGTGCATTAAAGGAGAACAGTCTTGGTTCCATTTCACC
This is a stretch of genomic DNA from Lactobacillus crispatus. It encodes these proteins:
- a CDS encoding IS256 family transposase yields the protein MNDFTKDFAQALFNPDKINDLLRKELQQAVNNLLEAELTAFLGYDPYARNGWNTGNSRNGAYFRKVDTQFGPIEVQVPRDRNGQFHQHTLPDYKQHSDVLESTIIKLYSKGVTTREIADLIEKMYGSHYSPAQVSNISKQMLPKIEAYHKRKLSDKFFCVYLDATYLPLRRETFEREAVYIAIGIKPNGHKEVIDYCIAPSENIEVWTEMLQNMKSRGLKQVELFLSDGVVGMKTALARTYPKAHFQRCLVHVMRNICAKVRVDDREKIMNEFKQIHQQTSKKEAAAVLHKFYAKWNKAYSHVIKGLKEIEPDLLVFYNYPKQIRASIYSTNMIESFNNVIKRKAKPKAEFPTEQSLDAFIGIQAMSYNDRYFNRIHKGFGQVQDTLESYFD
- the uvrA gene encoding excinuclease ABC subunit UvrA, whose product is MANDKIVIRGAREHNLKDINLTIPKDKLVVITGLSGSGKSSLAFDTLYAEGRRRYVQSLSSYARQFLGQMDKPDVDSIDGLNPAISIDQKTTSHNPRSTVGTVTEINDYLRLLWARVGHPICPNDGTLIQRQSVDQMVDRVMALPERTKIQILAPVIRAKRGEHKEVFKRVQRAGYVRVIVDGEMHEIGEDFELAKNKRHSIDIVVDRLIVKDSIKSRLFDSVEAALRLSDGYMNVDVIGGEMLNFSEYYACPKCGFTVGEMEPRLFSFNAPFGACPDCDGLGMKLAVDEDLVVPDKTKSLAEGALAPWKTSNYYTEMLEQACTALKIPMDKPFNKLTKRQRDIILHGSTKPVKFHVTGDFGVNDTVQPFEGVMANVERRYKRPMSKFMRDVMGKYMTELTCSTCHGKRLNEKALAVKVMGKDIAEASELSIDKALDFFKDVKLSEQETMIAKPILKEVRDRLSFLDSVGLDYLTLSRSANTLSGGEAQRIRLATQIGSNLSGVMYVLDEPSIGLHQRDNDRLIASLKRMRDLGNSLIVVEHDDETMRQADYLVDMGPGAGVYGGKVMAQGTPKEVEQNPDSLTGQYLSGKKFVPVPLKRRKGNGKKITITGAQENNLKNINVDFPLGKFIVVSGVSGSGKSTLVNMILKRALAQKLNNNSTKPGKYKSIKGYKNIEKIIDIDQSPIGRTPRSNPATYTSVFDDIRTLFAQTNEAKLRGYTKARFSFNVKGGRCEACHGDGIIKIEMNFLPDVYVPCEVCHGTRYNSETLEVTYRGKNIAQVLDMTINEATKFFENIPKIQRKLQTIVDVGLGYVKLGQSATTLSGGEAQRMKLAAELQKLSTGKNFYILDEPTTGLHTDDIKRLLEVLQRLVDEGNTVLIIEHNLDVIKNADWLIDLGPEGGERGGQIVATGTPEEVAKVKESYTGQYLKPVLERDTKLTKEAKK
- a CDS encoding HdeD family acid-resistance protein, with the protein product MDIFSSSRDNRGFDWGAFIAGILMVVVAFVLLRHPAKGLHAFVLIFAIVSIVQGIVWLAAYSRFREFFSRSWVAIVSGVLDIIIGILFICSYDIGGLTIAYLFAIWFFVDSVVGIAWSWHLRAFSTGYFVFNLILNILSLIIAFFLIINPVIAALSLVWLVAFWLLVFGINEIVVAFMHR